Proteins encoded together in one Bradyrhizobium sp. PSBB068 window:
- a CDS encoding xanthine dehydrogenase family protein molybdopterin-binding subunit yields the protein MNIRTNPNRLRGFEKHAKVENLSRRSILKGLGVAGSFVLAAPVMTRQAFAYETGAGKMPHGVVVDPRVFVAIAPDGTVTILAHRSEMGTGVRTSLPLIVAEEMEADWSRVHVQQAHGDEVKFGNQDTDGSRSTRHYLIPMRQIGAAARAMLEAAAAKKWGVPVTEVKAQNHEVVHSASGRKAGFGDLAADAAKEPVPDIKGLKLKEAKDFRYLGKGQVSIVDLHDITTGKAHYGADTRLPGLKYAVIARPPVTGGKVKSFDDSAAMKVPGVEKVMEVKGWPWPSKFQPLGGVAVIARNTGAAIKGRDQLKIVWDDGANAKYDSVAYRASLEEAARKPGLVVRKEGDVDAALKNADKVITGEYYLPHLAHVSMEPPVAVANVTGDKAEIWAPVQSPGGTREDVAKTLGIPEDNVTVNVTLLGGGFGRKSKCDFALEAALLSKELGAPVKVQWTREDDVHHDFLHTVSVERIEAGLDKSGKVIAWRHRSVAPTIASTFAAGANHEAPFELGMGLIDNPFEIANLQCENPEAAAFTRIGWFRSVSNIPRAFAVQSMVGEIAHATGRDQKEMLLELIGSPRIVNLSSVKDPWNYGEPYESYPIDTARLRKVVELVAEKGEWGRTVPKGHGLGIAVHRSFVSYIATIVEVAVDDKGKFTVPRVDTAIDCGTYVNPERIHSQIEGAAIMGLSLAKYGEISFKDGKVQQSNFDDFPVIRIDESPAITNVFIVPPGADTPPSGVGEPGVPPFAPALINAIFAATGKRIRALPIGKQLET from the coding sequence ATGAACATCCGCACCAATCCGAACAGACTTCGCGGCTTCGAGAAGCATGCGAAGGTCGAGAACCTGTCGCGCCGCAGCATCCTCAAGGGGCTCGGCGTTGCAGGCTCTTTCGTGCTCGCCGCACCGGTGATGACGCGCCAGGCGTTCGCCTATGAGACCGGAGCCGGCAAGATGCCGCACGGCGTCGTGGTCGATCCGCGCGTGTTCGTCGCGATCGCCCCCGACGGCACCGTCACCATCCTGGCGCACCGCTCCGAGATGGGCACCGGCGTCCGCACCAGCCTGCCCCTGATCGTAGCCGAGGAGATGGAGGCCGACTGGTCGCGCGTCCATGTCCAGCAGGCGCATGGCGACGAGGTCAAGTTCGGCAACCAGGACACCGACGGCTCGCGCTCTACGCGGCACTATCTGATCCCGATGCGCCAGATCGGCGCCGCCGCGCGCGCAATGCTGGAAGCTGCCGCCGCCAAGAAGTGGGGCGTGCCGGTCACTGAAGTGAAGGCGCAGAACCACGAAGTGGTGCACAGCGCGAGCGGCCGCAAGGCGGGCTTCGGCGATCTCGCCGCCGACGCCGCCAAGGAACCGGTGCCGGATATCAAGGGCCTGAAGCTGAAGGAGGCGAAAGACTTCCGCTATCTCGGCAAGGGCCAGGTCTCGATCGTCGATCTGCACGACATCACCACCGGCAAGGCGCATTACGGCGCCGATACCCGGCTGCCCGGCCTGAAATACGCCGTCATCGCCCGCCCGCCGGTCACCGGCGGCAAGGTGAAGTCGTTCGACGACAGCGCGGCAATGAAGGTGCCGGGCGTCGAGAAGGTGATGGAGGTCAAGGGCTGGCCCTGGCCGTCCAAGTTCCAGCCGCTCGGCGGCGTCGCCGTGATCGCGCGCAACACCGGCGCCGCGATCAAGGGCCGCGACCAGCTCAAGATCGTCTGGGATGACGGCGCCAATGCCAAGTACGACTCCGTCGCCTATCGTGCATCCCTCGAAGAGGCCGCGCGAAAGCCCGGCCTCGTGGTGCGCAAGGAAGGCGATGTCGATGCCGCGCTGAAGAACGCCGACAAGGTCATCACCGGCGAGTATTACTTGCCGCATCTCGCCCATGTCAGCATGGAGCCGCCGGTCGCGGTTGCCAATGTGACGGGCGACAAGGCCGAGATCTGGGCGCCGGTGCAGAGCCCCGGCGGCACCCGCGAGGATGTCGCCAAGACGCTCGGCATCCCCGAGGACAATGTCACCGTCAACGTGACGCTGCTCGGCGGCGGCTTCGGCCGCAAGTCGAAATGCGACTTCGCGCTGGAGGCGGCGTTGCTCTCGAAGGAACTCGGTGCGCCGGTCAAGGTGCAGTGGACCCGTGAGGACGACGTCCATCACGACTTCCTGCACACGGTGTCGGTGGAACGGATCGAGGCCGGTCTCGACAAGAGCGGCAAGGTGATCGCGTGGCGGCACCGCAGCGTGGCGCCGACCATCGCCTCGACCTTTGCCGCCGGCGCCAATCACGAAGCGCCGTTCGAGCTCGGCATGGGCCTGATCGACAACCCGTTCGAGATCGCCAACCTGCAATGCGAGAATCCGGAAGCGGCCGCGTTCACGCGGATCGGCTGGTTCCGCTCGGTGTCCAACATCCCGCGCGCCTTCGCGGTGCAATCCATGGTCGGGGAAATCGCACATGCGACGGGCCGCGACCAGAAGGAGATGCTGCTGGAACTGATCGGATCGCCGCGGATCGTCAACCTGTCCTCGGTGAAGGATCCCTGGAACTACGGCGAGCCCTATGAGAGCTATCCGATCGACACCGCGCGGCTGCGCAAGGTGGTCGAACTGGTCGCCGAAAAGGGCGAGTGGGGCCGGACCGTGCCGAAAGGCCACGGCCTCGGCATCGCGGTGCATCGCTCGTTCGTCAGCTACATCGCGACCATCGTCGAGGTGGCGGTCGACGACAAGGGCAAGTTCACGGTGCCCAGGGTCGATACCGCGATCGATTGCGGCACTTACGTCAATCCGGAGCGGATCCACTCGCAGATCGAAGGCGCTGCGATCATGGGGTTGAGCCTCGCCAAATACGGCGAGATCAGCTTCAAGGACGGCAAGGTACAGCAGAGCAATTTCGACGACTTCCCGGTGATCCGGATCGACGAGTCGCCTGCGATCACCAACGTCTTCATCGTGCCGCCCGGCGCCGACACGCCGCCGAGCGGCGTCGGCGAACCCGGCGTTCCGCCGTTTGCGCCTGCGCTGATCAACGCGATCTTCGCCGCCACCGGCAAGCGCATCCGCGCCCTGCCGATCGGCAAGCAGCTGGAGACGTGA
- a CDS encoding methanol/ethanol family PQQ-dependent dehydrogenase has protein sequence MTSKQWLLSSCVAFTCLVSTYAVAGPIENYSSVTSARLENPEPGNWMLYRRTYDGQGFSPLNQINTSNVKDLKPVWTFSTGVIEGHEAPPIVNNGVMFVATPMGQVIALNAKTGEEYWRYKRQLPDDLFQLHPTSRGVGLWEDKLYLATTDDHVVALDAKTGKVVWDTKVQDYKKGQYMTLMPLTVDGKVIVGGSGGEFGVRGYVAAFDANSGKELWRTFTIPGEGEPGHETWSGDDWKSGGGSAWMTGTYDKDTKTVYWGVGNAAPWPGSMHPGDNLYTSSVLALDPDTGKIKTHFQYHQNDSWDWDEVDAPMLIDMQRDGKSFKSLVHPGRDAIFWVLERKADKINYVAGWPFVKTNVWKGVEAETGRPILDPDHKPVLGKRVEFCPSLWGGKDWPSASYSPNTKLVYVPANENFCGGFTGEKQPLVPGQLWLGTKPEDIGLIPAPNADHFGELQAWDPATGKKVWQHDYKTSQLFGAVTATAGDLVLAGGTNDRAFRIFNAKTGELLWEQKTNSGIMAMPMSYEVDGTQYIAVQSGWGVDAQRIQDALAGKVKGFENNVPQGGVIWVFALDKK, from the coding sequence ATGACAAGCAAGCAGTGGTTATTGTCGAGTTGTGTCGCATTCACGTGCCTCGTGTCGACCTACGCCGTCGCAGGGCCGATCGAAAACTACAGTTCGGTGACGTCTGCGCGTCTCGAAAATCCCGAACCCGGCAACTGGATGCTCTATCGCCGGACCTATGACGGACAGGGCTTCAGTCCGCTCAACCAGATCAACACATCCAACGTCAAGGACCTCAAGCCGGTCTGGACCTTCTCGACCGGCGTGATCGAAGGCCATGAGGCGCCGCCGATCGTCAACAACGGCGTGATGTTCGTTGCGACCCCGATGGGGCAGGTGATCGCGCTCAACGCCAAGACCGGCGAAGAGTACTGGCGCTACAAGCGGCAGCTCCCCGACGATCTGTTCCAGCTGCATCCGACCAGCCGCGGCGTCGGCCTGTGGGAGGACAAGCTCTATCTCGCGACCACGGACGACCACGTCGTCGCGCTGGACGCCAAGACCGGCAAGGTGGTCTGGGACACCAAGGTCCAGGACTACAAGAAGGGTCAGTACATGACGCTGATGCCGCTCACCGTCGACGGCAAGGTGATCGTCGGCGGCTCCGGCGGCGAGTTCGGCGTGCGCGGCTATGTCGCCGCGTTCGACGCCAACAGCGGCAAGGAGCTGTGGCGCACCTTCACCATCCCCGGCGAGGGCGAGCCCGGCCACGAGACCTGGAGCGGCGACGACTGGAAGTCGGGCGGCGGATCGGCCTGGATGACCGGCACCTACGACAAGGACACCAAGACGGTCTATTGGGGCGTCGGCAACGCCGCGCCGTGGCCCGGCTCGATGCATCCCGGCGACAACCTCTATACCAGCTCGGTGCTGGCGCTCGATCCCGACACCGGCAAGATCAAGACCCACTTCCAGTATCACCAGAACGATTCCTGGGACTGGGACGAGGTCGATGCGCCGATGCTGATCGACATGCAGCGCGACGGAAAGTCGTTCAAGAGCTTGGTGCATCCCGGCCGCGATGCGATCTTCTGGGTGCTCGAACGCAAGGCGGACAAGATCAACTACGTTGCCGGCTGGCCATTCGTGAAGACCAATGTCTGGAAGGGTGTCGAGGCCGAGACCGGCCGTCCGATCCTCGATCCCGACCACAAGCCGGTGCTCGGCAAGCGAGTCGAGTTCTGCCCGTCGCTGTGGGGCGGCAAGGACTGGCCATCGGCGTCCTATAGCCCGAACACCAAGCTGGTCTACGTTCCCGCCAACGAGAACTTCTGCGGCGGTTTCACCGGCGAGAAGCAACCGCTGGTTCCCGGCCAGCTCTGGCTCGGCACCAAGCCGGAGGACATCGGGCTGATCCCCGCGCCGAATGCCGATCATTTCGGCGAGTTGCAGGCGTGGGATCCGGCCACCGGCAAGAAGGTCTGGCAGCACGACTACAAGACGTCGCAGCTGTTCGGTGCGGTGACGGCGACCGCGGGCGATCTGGTTCTCGCCGGCGGCACCAACGACCGCGCCTTCCGCATCTTCAACGCCAAGACCGGCGAGCTGTTGTGGGAGCAGAAGACCAACTCCGGCATCATGGCGATGCCGATGTCCTATGAGGTCGACGGCACGCAGTACATCGCAGTCCAGTCGGGCTGGGGCGTCGACGCGCAGCGCATCCAGGACGCGCTGGCCGGCAAGGTCAAGGGCTTCGAGAACAACGTCCCGCAAGGCGGCGTGATCTGGGTGTTCGCGCTCGACAAGAAGTAG
- a CDS encoding ABC transporter permease yields the protein MATPLDSPLTFTNVGKAKWWRSGFFASQTGYVLLALVTLFVVMNFASPYFLTQSNLQNVAKNFSFIAIATLGVTFVIITGGIDLSVGSVMCFSAMITSMVMTSISTPGMPGAEWFVHLADDGKTVIANVPGLILLISVLAGLGVALLVGLVNGFCIAVLGLSPFVTTLGMLSIVRGLGYVVSNGRGSFPSGPEAGYFYTLTSGVVFGLPAPFIYLVVLAAAMAVVLHHTGFGRHVFALGGNEKAAALTGIPVVRVKIEVYVICALAAGLQGIIICGWLGSAPANMATSYELNVIAAAVIGGANLAGGAGGPLGAIVGCVLLEVIRNGLVLAQVNSYWQQTLVGVIIIAAVLVDRLRSRMA from the coding sequence ATGGCCACGCCCCTGGACTCTCCCCTCACCTTCACCAATGTCGGCAAGGCCAAATGGTGGCGAAGCGGCTTCTTCGCCTCGCAGACCGGCTACGTCCTGCTGGCGCTGGTGACCCTGTTCGTGGTGATGAACTTCGCCAGCCCCTATTTCCTCACCCAAAGCAATCTTCAGAATGTGGCGAAGAACTTCTCATTCATCGCCATCGCCACGCTCGGCGTGACCTTCGTCATCATCACGGGCGGCATCGATCTCTCGGTGGGCTCGGTGATGTGCTTCTCCGCGATGATCACCTCGATGGTCATGACGTCCATCTCGACGCCGGGCATGCCTGGCGCGGAGTGGTTCGTGCATCTGGCTGACGACGGCAAGACCGTGATCGCCAACGTGCCCGGACTGATCCTGCTCATCTCTGTCCTGGCAGGGCTCGGCGTCGCGCTGCTGGTCGGCCTCGTCAATGGCTTCTGCATCGCCGTACTCGGGCTGTCGCCCTTCGTCACCACGCTCGGCATGCTCTCGATCGTGCGCGGCCTCGGCTACGTCGTCTCCAACGGCCGCGGCAGCTTTCCGAGCGGCCCGGAAGCCGGTTATTTCTACACGCTGACCTCAGGCGTCGTGTTCGGCCTGCCCGCGCCGTTCATCTATCTCGTGGTGCTCGCGGCGGCGATGGCGGTGGTGCTGCACCATACCGGTTTTGGCCGCCACGTCTTTGCGCTCGGCGGCAATGAGAAGGCGGCGGCCCTGACCGGAATCCCGGTCGTGCGCGTCAAGATCGAGGTCTATGTCATCTGCGCGCTCGCGGCCGGCCTGCAGGGCATCATCATCTGCGGCTGGCTGGGATCCGCGCCGGCCAACATGGCGACGTCCTACGAGCTCAACGTCATCGCGGCCGCCGTGATCGGCGGCGCCAATCTCGCCGGCGGCGCCGGCGGCCCACTCGGAGCCATCGTCGGCTGCGTGCTGCTCGAGGTAATCCGCAACGGCCTCGTGCTCGCGCAGGTCAACTCTTATTGGCAGCAGACACTGGTGGGCGTGATCATCATCGCAGCCGTGCTGGTCGATCGCCTTCGCTCGCGCATGGCCTGA
- a CDS encoding sugar ABC transporter ATP-binding protein, with product MVTPHDAGLAVLELKGIGKEFGAIRALHGVDLRVSPGEVVGLMGDNGAGKSTLVKIIAGNFPPSHGEIRFDGRLVHFARPIDARAVGIEVVYQDLALADNLTAAANVFLGRELKRKFGPFALLDHKAMAARALELFGELRSETRPDDLVKQMSGGQRQAVAIARTRLSNARLVMMDEPTAAISVRQVEQVLGLIHRLKEQGVAVMLISHRMPDVFAVCDRVVVMRRGEKRADKAIGDTSPEEVTSLITGAKEAA from the coding sequence ATGGTAACCCCTCACGACGCCGGGCTGGCAGTCCTGGAGTTGAAGGGCATCGGCAAGGAGTTCGGCGCCATTCGCGCGTTGCATGGCGTCGACCTGCGCGTCTCCCCCGGCGAGGTTGTCGGCCTGATGGGCGACAACGGCGCCGGCAAGTCGACACTGGTCAAGATCATCGCCGGCAATTTCCCGCCAAGTCACGGCGAGATCCGCTTTGACGGCAGGCTGGTTCACTTCGCCCGTCCGATCGATGCCCGTGCGGTCGGCATCGAAGTGGTCTACCAGGACCTTGCACTCGCCGACAACCTCACGGCCGCGGCCAATGTCTTCCTCGGCCGCGAGCTCAAGCGCAAGTTTGGTCCGTTCGCCTTGCTCGACCACAAGGCGATGGCCGCCCGCGCGCTGGAGCTGTTCGGCGAACTGCGCTCGGAGACCCGTCCGGACGATCTCGTCAAGCAGATGTCGGGTGGCCAGCGTCAGGCGGTCGCGATCGCGCGGACGCGGCTCTCGAATGCCAGGCTGGTGATGATGGACGAGCCGACGGCTGCGATCTCTGTCCGCCAGGTCGAGCAGGTCCTTGGTCTGATCCATCGCCTGAAGGAACAGGGCGTCGCGGTCATGCTGATCTCGCACCGCATGCCCGACGTGTTCGCGGTCTGCGACCGCGTCGTCGTCATGCGCCGCGGCGAGAAGCGGGCCGACAAGGCGATCGGCGACACCAGCCCCGAAGAAGTCACCTCCCTGATCACGGGAGCGAAGGAGGCTGCGTGA
- a CDS encoding ABC transporter permease: MMKKELGLFLLLAVISAITGAINPAFLSFVNLLNMANLIGLFGVFALGEGLVIITGGIDLSLGSMFALLGVVFIDLLTTYQVPWPFALLLVLMGGLALGGIQGFLITRLKMQPFIVTLCGLLIYRGAARYYTSDSTRGFGYGDEASTLGNIASGNVAGIPNTFIFLIILAVILGVLLHRSVYGRWLYAVGKNEEAARYSGIRTNLVIATAYIISGGLAGVSTVLFVFYTNSVSPSSFGNFYELYAIAAAVLGGCSLRGGEGSILGIVLGTALLQVLQNLVNILGIPNSLNFAVMGTVILIGVLADQQLQARRRRKAALAGLARTAPKKDSSILQSTASRRAALPTTTGDQA; encoded by the coding sequence ATGATGAAGAAAGAACTCGGCCTGTTCTTGCTGCTGGCGGTGATCTCCGCCATCACCGGCGCGATCAACCCGGCCTTCCTGTCGTTCGTGAACCTGCTGAACATGGCCAATCTGATCGGCCTGTTCGGTGTGTTCGCGCTGGGTGAAGGGCTCGTCATCATCACCGGCGGCATCGATCTTTCGCTCGGCTCGATGTTCGCGCTGCTCGGCGTCGTCTTCATCGACCTGCTGACGACCTATCAGGTGCCCTGGCCGTTCGCGCTGTTGCTGGTCCTGATGGGCGGGCTGGCGCTCGGCGGCATCCAGGGTTTCCTGATCACCCGGCTCAAGATGCAGCCGTTTATCGTGACACTGTGCGGGCTCCTGATCTATCGCGGTGCCGCACGCTATTACACCAGCGACTCGACGCGTGGCTTCGGCTACGGCGACGAGGCCAGCACGCTGGGCAACATCGCTTCCGGCAATGTCGCGGGCATTCCGAACACCTTCATCTTCCTGATCATCCTGGCGGTGATCCTCGGCGTGCTGCTGCATCGCTCGGTGTATGGACGCTGGCTCTATGCCGTGGGCAAGAACGAGGAGGCGGCGCGCTACTCCGGCATCAGGACCAACCTCGTGATCGCGACCGCCTATATCATCAGCGGCGGCCTTGCCGGCGTCTCGACCGTGTTGTTCGTCTTCTACACCAACTCGGTCTCGCCGAGTTCCTTCGGCAATTTCTACGAGCTCTATGCGATTGCGGCAGCCGTCCTCGGCGGCTGCAGCCTGCGCGGCGGCGAAGGCTCCATCCTCGGTATCGTGCTCGGGACGGCACTGCTTCAGGTGCTGCAGAACCTCGTGAACATCCTCGGCATTCCGAATTCGCTGAACTTCGCGGTGATGGGCACCGTGATCCTGATCGGCGTGCTGGCGGACCAGCAATTGCAGGCCCGGCGGCGACGCAAGGCCGCGCTGGCCGGTCTCGCCCGCACTGCGCCGAAGAAGGACAGCAGCATTCTGCAAAGCACAGCTTCACGCCGTGCCGCGCTGCCAACGACGACAGGCGATCAGGCATGA
- a CDS encoding sugar-binding protein, with the protein MRKALLAAAVLAMTATPGFAQNYKFVIVPKAMNNPFFDFARDGCEKRAKELGNIECIYKGPVEHEPATQAQIIQDFITQKVDGLAISVADVAAMTKSIEAATAAGIAVITFDSDAPGSKRIAYIGTDNKEFGTALGKQLLKLRPDGGKYAMISGGPGAENLAERVDGVREALKGSKWIEVGGSPTFCNDDPALGVQQMTDLRTATPDLAAIIPVGGWPMFAPEGFKAFASKSKKDIDAGKFTLVAADTLKMQLELLSEGYANALIGQRPFEMGVKSMDTLLAIKKGQKVPEIIHTGLDVVTKDNVSAMLK; encoded by the coding sequence ATGAGGAAAGCACTTCTAGCCGCCGCGGTGCTCGCCATGACGGCCACGCCCGGCTTTGCCCAGAACTACAAATTCGTGATCGTGCCCAAGGCGATGAACAATCCGTTCTTCGACTTCGCGCGCGACGGCTGCGAGAAGCGCGCCAAGGAGCTCGGCAACATCGAATGCATCTACAAGGGTCCGGTCGAGCACGAGCCGGCGACGCAGGCGCAAATCATCCAGGATTTCATCACCCAGAAGGTCGACGGCCTCGCCATCTCGGTCGCCGATGTCGCCGCGATGACCAAGTCGATCGAGGCGGCAACCGCCGCCGGCATTGCCGTCATCACCTTTGACTCGGATGCGCCGGGCTCGAAGCGGATCGCCTATATCGGCACCGACAACAAGGAGTTCGGCACAGCGCTCGGCAAGCAATTGCTGAAGCTCCGGCCCGATGGCGGCAAATACGCGATGATCTCCGGCGGGCCCGGCGCGGAGAACCTCGCCGAGCGCGTCGACGGCGTCCGGGAGGCGCTCAAGGGCTCGAAATGGATCGAGGTCGGGGGATCGCCGACCTTCTGCAACGACGATCCGGCGCTAGGCGTCCAGCAGATGACCGATCTGCGCACCGCAACCCCCGATCTTGCAGCGATCATCCCGGTCGGCGGCTGGCCGATGTTCGCGCCGGAGGGCTTCAAGGCGTTCGCCAGCAAGAGCAAGAAGGACATCGACGCCGGCAAGTTCACGCTCGTCGCGGCCGACACCCTCAAGATGCAGCTTGAGCTCCTCAGCGAGGGTTACGCCAATGCACTGATCGGCCAGCGTCCGTTCGAGATGGGCGTCAAATCGATGGATACGCTGCTTGCAATCAAGAAAGGCCAGAAGGTGCCGGAGATCATCCACACCGGTCTCGACGTCGTGACAAAGGACAACGTCTCGGCAATGCTGAAATAA
- a CDS encoding (2Fe-2S)-binding protein codes for MIKLKINGQDQNWDGDPDLSLLWYLRDEAGLTGTKFGCGQALCGACTVIVDKEAVRACITSVSDVVGREVTTIEGLHPTGDHPVQKAWRQVNVPQCGYCQAGQIMQAAALLTQNPKPNHDQIREAMSGNICRCGCYQRIENAVHLASTGV; via the coding sequence ATGATCAAACTAAAAATCAACGGCCAGGACCAGAATTGGGACGGCGACCCCGATCTTTCGCTGCTCTGGTATCTGCGTGACGAAGCCGGCCTCACCGGCACCAAGTTCGGCTGCGGCCAGGCGCTGTGCGGCGCCTGCACCGTGATCGTCGACAAGGAGGCGGTGCGCGCCTGCATCACCTCGGTCTCCGACGTCGTCGGCCGCGAGGTCACCACCATCGAGGGGCTGCACCCGACCGGCGACCATCCGGTGCAGAAGGCCTGGCGCCAGGTCAATGTTCCGCAGTGCGGCTATTGCCAGGCCGGCCAGATCATGCAGGCCGCGGCGCTGCTGACCCAGAACCCGAAGCCGAATCACGACCAGATCCGCGAAGCCATGTCGGGCAATATCTGCCGCTGCGGCTGCTACCAGCGGATCGAGAATGCCGTGCATCTCGCGTCGACGGGGGTGTGA
- a CDS encoding carbohydrate porin, translating to MPLWSVNTARACGVGIALLSLFGGSGAHAADLLTKAPPVPYTETDDFWTRPYLFGDLGRTQLKERGISLALTLGDEAVTNLSGGNRNTGANAGQLFFQAKFDMAKLAGIQGGTVGLTLVDRFGRNLNDEAGIPALQLTNEVFGRGNILRLTELYYSQKLFDNRLELKGGRLPVGSDFFFGLCEFINLTFCGGQPGNIQGGYIYNWPVSQWAGVAHYNFTKEWQLSVGVYDANPNYLTTSDSATYFLPGVPGSSRASGVLVPVEVVWAPSGPLNGTWRFGGWYDSASTIDGGLPGIIAIAPGMGGVSDQNLGDQRGRYGVYESILQRLTVEGAKAQGWYMFLNTTVADHRTSYQDYQVALGFRHTGTFSWRPEDEVGFAVGTTHVNSAALTPNAGGNEVPIEAWYGWQATGWMNLKFDAQYVINPGGRGYNAAGVKTENAWVLGLRTLVHF from the coding sequence ATGCCACTTTGGTCTGTGAACACCGCGCGGGCGTGCGGCGTGGGGATCGCCCTGTTATCACTGTTCGGCGGCAGCGGCGCGCATGCGGCCGATCTGCTCACAAAAGCTCCGCCCGTGCCTTACACGGAGACCGACGACTTCTGGACGAGACCGTACCTGTTTGGCGATCTCGGCAGGACGCAGCTGAAAGAGCGGGGCATCTCGCTGGCCCTGACGCTGGGCGACGAAGCCGTCACCAATTTGTCCGGCGGCAACAGGAACACCGGAGCCAACGCCGGACAGCTGTTCTTCCAGGCCAAGTTCGACATGGCGAAGCTTGCCGGCATCCAAGGCGGTACGGTTGGCCTCACGCTGGTCGACCGCTTTGGCCGCAACCTGAATGACGAGGCTGGCATCCCGGCCCTGCAGCTGACCAACGAAGTGTTCGGCCGCGGCAATATCCTGCGCCTCACCGAACTCTACTACTCGCAAAAACTTTTCGATAACCGCCTCGAACTCAAGGGCGGCCGTTTGCCGGTCGGCTCCGACTTCTTCTTCGGGCTGTGCGAGTTCATCAACCTGACCTTCTGCGGCGGTCAGCCCGGCAACATCCAGGGCGGCTACATCTACAACTGGCCGGTGAGCCAATGGGCCGGCGTGGCGCACTACAACTTCACCAAGGAATGGCAGCTGTCGGTCGGCGTCTACGACGCCAATCCGAACTATCTGACGACGTCGGATTCCGCGACCTACTTCCTGCCGGGCGTCCCCGGCTCAAGCCGCGCCTCCGGCGTGCTGGTGCCGGTCGAGGTGGTCTGGGCGCCGAGCGGTCCGTTGAACGGGACCTGGCGGTTCGGCGGCTGGTATGACAGCGCCTCGACGATCGACGGCGGCCTGCCGGGCATCATCGCCATCGCACCGGGCATGGGCGGTGTTTCCGATCAGAATCTCGGCGACCAGCGCGGCCGCTATGGCGTCTACGAGTCGATCCTGCAACGGTTGACGGTCGAGGGTGCAAAGGCACAGGGTTGGTACATGTTCCTCAATACGACGGTCGCCGATCATCGGACGTCGTATCAGGACTACCAGGTCGCCCTGGGCTTCAGGCACACCGGAACGTTCTCCTGGCGCCCTGAAGACGAAGTCGGCTTCGCGGTGGGCACCACCCACGTGAATTCGGCTGCGCTCACCCCGAACGCAGGCGGCAACGAAGTCCCGATCGAAGCCTGGTACGGATGGCAGGCGACCGGCTGGATGAACCTCAAATTCGACGCCCAGTACGTGATCAATCCTGGCGGACGCGGCTATAATGCCGCCGGCGTCAAGACCGAGAACGCCTGGGTTCTTGGTCTGCGCACGCTGGTGCACTTCTGA